One window from the genome of Aquabacterium sp. A3 encodes:
- a CDS encoding F0F1 ATP synthase subunit delta yields MAELATIARPYAEALFKATPVAEQAAWLEQAQALWVVARDPQLQDFADNPKVTQEQVFDVIAGAAKVALAPAVANFLRTVLENGRLAALPLMVEQYQSLVQARQGVSEAHIVSAFPISDAQVAEILGPLSTRFGRQLTAKVEVNPDLIGGVRVAVGDEVLDTSVKARLERMKSALLA; encoded by the coding sequence ATGGCTGAGCTCGCCACCATCGCACGGCCCTACGCCGAAGCCCTCTTCAAAGCCACCCCGGTGGCTGAGCAGGCCGCTTGGCTGGAGCAGGCGCAAGCCCTGTGGGTGGTCGCTCGCGACCCCCAGCTGCAGGACTTCGCCGACAACCCCAAGGTCACGCAGGAGCAGGTCTTCGACGTGATCGCCGGGGCAGCCAAGGTGGCTCTGGCACCAGCCGTGGCCAATTTCCTGCGTACCGTTCTGGAGAACGGCCGTCTGGCGGCGCTGCCGCTGATGGTCGAGCAGTACCAGTCGCTCGTGCAAGCCCGTCAGGGCGTGTCTGAAGCGCACATCGTCAGCGCCTTTCCGATCTCGGACGCCCAGGTGGCCGAGATCCTGGGCCCCCTGTCGACGCGTTTCGGTCGCCAACTGACTGCCAAGGTCGAGGTCAACCCCGACCTGATTGGTGGCGTGCGCGTGGCCGTGGGCGATGAGGTGCTCGACACCTCCGTCAAGGCCCGTCTGGAACGCATGAAGTCGGCTCTCCTGGCGTGA